In Sphingomonas sp. G-3-2-10, a single window of DNA contains:
- the arsC gene encoding arsenate reductase (glutaredoxin) (This arsenate reductase requires both glutathione and glutaredoxin to convert arsenate to arsenite, after which the efflux transporter formed by ArsA and ArsB can extrude the arsenite from the cell, providing resistance.), whose protein sequence is MTDIVIYHNPQCGTSRNVLAMIRNAGVEPHVIEYLKTPPARALLVEMIRRAGMSPRELLREKGTPYADLGLGDESLAEDVLIDAMVAHPILINRPLVVTPLGVKLCRPSEVVLDILPHAQMSAFTKEDGQQTIDADGHRVCSA, encoded by the coding sequence GTGACCGACATCGTGATCTACCACAATCCCCAATGCGGAACTTCGCGCAACGTGCTGGCGATGATCCGCAATGCCGGGGTCGAGCCTCATGTCATCGAGTATCTCAAGACGCCGCCGGCTCGCGCGTTGCTGGTCGAAATGATTCGGCGAGCCGGCATGTCGCCCCGCGAACTCCTTCGCGAGAAGGGTACCCCCTATGCGGATCTTGGCCTTGGCGACGAGAGCCTTGCCGAAGACGTGCTTATCGACGCGATGGTGGCGCATCCGATACTCATCAACAGACCGTTGGTGGTCACACCGCTCGGCGTAAAGCTGTGCCGCCCATCGGAGGTGGTGCTCGACATCCTTCCCCATGCGCAGATGAGCGCCTTCACTAAGGAAGACGGCCAACAGACTATCGATGCTGACGGCCACCGCGTCTGCTCTGCATGA
- a CDS encoding metalloregulator ArsR/SmtB family transcription factor, whose product METNSALAALAALAHPTRLDTFRLLVRHEPDGLTTGALVAASGLSQSTLSTHLAVLAKAGLVTAEKRGRQQVQRASIDTLRSLMTFLAKDCCQGRPELCEPLVAELICC is encoded by the coding sequence ATGGAAACCAATTCCGCGCTCGCCGCGCTTGCCGCCCTCGCGCACCCGACCCGGCTCGACACATTCCGCTTGCTTGTCCGCCACGAGCCTGACGGCCTCACGACGGGTGCGCTCGTGGCAGCGAGTGGGCTGTCGCAAAGTACGTTATCGACGCACCTCGCGGTGCTCGCGAAGGCCGGTCTGGTAACTGCCGAGAAGCGTGGTCGCCAACAGGTTCAGCGCGCCAGCATCGATACGCTTCGTTCGCTGATGACCTTTCTCGCGAAAGACTGCTGCCAGGGCCGCCCTGAGCTGTGCGAACCGCTGGTCGCCGAATTGATCTGCTGCTGA
- a CDS encoding SET domain-containing protein, protein MGCLTFDLWFLLAVGFSFSGYAVYLMGLRRQTVRPNRASWLIWAASTGLEALTYAAVNPGAPQGWVFAISSVACLAVTLGIWRRSSWAPPSNTETFCIAACLTALVVWLVFRETFWAHMLVVLAVPVSFWPTWVSAMQDRSRERSPAWGLWTFGDLATLMVAVRAGQPGVAELSYVLTEFLCHASVWFMIGLATINPLRSFGVRRGGLRFFDRYKPQTGMFRVDETHLGKAVFAAAPFAEGDTLIEFTGRRFRADQVPSLMSGQGDRFVQVTPDHYMGPSGRIDDLVNHSCAPNAGLRFTDDGVFLVAIRAIEPGEEIAWDYSTTLRESNWHMICQCRSPECRRVIGNFDSLDPDAQEFFRARNLVAPYLRRTDDVIRKRAS, encoded by the coding sequence GTGGGGTGTTTGACCTTCGATCTGTGGTTCCTTCTGGCGGTCGGATTCAGCTTTTCCGGCTATGCCGTCTACCTGATGGGCCTGCGCCGGCAGACCGTCAGGCCGAACCGCGCATCCTGGCTGATCTGGGCAGCATCGACCGGCCTCGAAGCATTGACCTATGCCGCGGTAAACCCCGGCGCGCCGCAAGGATGGGTGTTCGCCATCTCCTCGGTCGCCTGCCTCGCCGTCACGCTCGGTATCTGGCGCCGCTCGTCCTGGGCGCCGCCCAGCAATACCGAAACCTTCTGCATCGCTGCCTGCCTCACCGCGCTGGTCGTGTGGCTTGTGTTCCGCGAGACTTTCTGGGCGCACATGCTCGTCGTCCTCGCGGTTCCGGTCAGTTTCTGGCCCACCTGGGTCAGCGCGATGCAGGACCGCAGCCGCGAGCGTTCGCCCGCATGGGGCCTGTGGACCTTCGGCGATCTCGCCACGCTGATGGTCGCAGTCCGTGCGGGCCAGCCCGGCGTCGCCGAGCTCAGCTATGTGCTCACCGAATTCCTCTGCCACGCCAGCGTCTGGTTCATGATCGGGCTCGCGACGATCAATCCGCTGCGCTCGTTCGGCGTACGGCGCGGGGGGCTGCGCTTCTTCGATCGCTACAAGCCGCAGACCGGCATGTTCCGCGTCGACGAAACGCATCTCGGCAAGGCCGTGTTCGCCGCCGCACCCTTTGCCGAGGGCGATACGCTGATCGAATTCACCGGCCGCCGCTTCCGCGCCGATCAGGTCCCCAGCCTGATGAGCGGACAGGGCGACCGCTTCGTCCAGGTCACCCCCGATCACTATATGGGGCCCAGCGGCCGGATCGACGATCTGGTCAACCATAGCTGCGCGCCCAATGCCGGGCTGCGCTTTACCGATGATGGCGTGTTCCTCGTCGCGATCCGCGCGATCGAGCCCGGCGAGGAAATCGCATGGGACTATTCGACCACGCTGCGGGAATCGAATTGGCACATGATCTGCCAGTGCCGCTCGCCGGAGTGCCGCCGCGTCATCGGCAATTTCGATTCGCTCGATCCCGACGCGCAGGAATTCTTCCGCGCCCGCAATCTCGTCGCGCCCTATCTGCGTCGCACCGACGACGTGATCCGCAAGCGCGCGTCCTAG
- a CDS encoding UDP-glucose/GDP-mannose dehydrogenase family protein — MRIAMIGTGYVGLVSGACFSDFGHDVVCVDKDARKIELLHQNVMPIYEPGLAELVASNVKAGRLHFTTDLAEGVKDADAVFIAVGTPSRRGDGHADLTYVYAAAQEVAENLTKASVIVTKSTVPVGTGDEVERIMNEFAPGKGAMVVSNPEFLREGAAIEDFKRPDRIVVGAEEEAAREVMRAIYRPLSLNQSAPLLFVGRRTSELIKYAANAFLAVKITFINEIADLCEQVGANVQEVSRGIGMDNRIGSKFLHAGPGYGGSCFPKDTLALMKTADDNDTPLRIVEATVQVNDARKRAMGRKVIKAMGGDVRGKTVAILGLTFKPNTDDMRDAPSIAVIQALQDAGATIKAYDPEGVEQASKMLTDVEFSENPYAAADGADALVIVTEWDEFRALDLGRMKSILKAPLLVDLRNIYPPEEAARAGFTLVGVGRGA; from the coding sequence TTGCGTATCGCGATGATCGGCACCGGCTATGTTGGACTCGTCTCGGGTGCCTGCTTCTCTGACTTCGGGCACGACGTGGTCTGCGTCGACAAGGATGCGCGCAAGATCGAGCTGCTTCACCAGAATGTGATGCCGATTTACGAGCCGGGCCTGGCCGAACTGGTCGCTTCGAACGTGAAGGCCGGCCGCCTTCACTTCACCACCGATCTCGCTGAAGGCGTCAAGGATGCCGACGCGGTATTCATCGCCGTCGGCACGCCCAGCCGCCGCGGCGACGGCCATGCCGACCTGACCTATGTCTATGCCGCCGCGCAGGAAGTCGCGGAGAACCTGACCAAGGCCAGCGTGATCGTCACCAAGTCGACCGTGCCGGTGGGCACCGGCGACGAAGTCGAGCGCATCATGAACGAGTTCGCGCCGGGCAAGGGCGCGATGGTCGTCTCCAATCCGGAATTCCTGCGCGAAGGCGCGGCGATCGAGGACTTCAAGCGCCCCGACCGCATCGTCGTCGGCGCCGAGGAAGAGGCCGCCCGCGAAGTGATGCGCGCCATCTATCGCCCGCTCTCGCTCAACCAGTCGGCCCCGCTGCTGTTCGTCGGCCGCCGCACGTCGGAGTTGATCAAATACGCCGCGAACGCGTTCCTCGCGGTCAAGATCACCTTCATCAACGAGATTGCGGACCTGTGCGAACAGGTCGGCGCGAACGTGCAGGAAGTGTCGCGCGGCATCGGTATGGACAACCGCATCGGTTCCAAGTTCCTCCATGCCGGCCCCGGCTATGGCGGATCGTGCTTCCCCAAGGACACGCTGGCGCTGATGAAGACCGCCGACGACAATGATACGCCGCTGCGTATCGTCGAGGCGACCGTGCAGGTGAACGACGCCCGCAAGCGCGCGATGGGCCGCAAGGTCATCAAGGCGATGGGCGGCGACGTGCGCGGCAAGACCGTCGCGATCCTCGGCCTCACCTTCAAGCCCAACACCGACGACATGCGCGACGCGCCGTCGATCGCGGTGATCCAGGCGCTGCAGGACGCCGGCGCGACGATCAAGGCCTATGATCCCGAAGGTGTCGAGCAGGCCAGCAAGATGCTGACCGATGTCGAGTTCTCGGAAAATCCCTACGCAGCCGCCGACGGGGCCGATGCGCTGGTGATCGTGACCGAATGGGACGAATTCCGCGCGCTCGACCTGGGCCGGATGAAGTCGATCCTGAAGGCGCCGCTGCTGGTGGATCTGCGCAACATCTATCCGCCGGAAGAGGCGGCGCGGGCTGGGTTCACGCTGGTCGGCGTGGGGCGCGGGGCCTAA
- the rfbA gene encoding glucose-1-phosphate thymidylyltransferase RfbA has translation MKGIILAGGSGTRLYPATLSISKQLLPVFDKPMIYYPLSVLMLSGIRDILIISSPRDLPAFQALLGDGSEFGISLSYAEQPSPDGLAQAFLIGEEFLDGGPAALILGDNIFHGDGIGAKGRAAAIAAEAGGATVFAYQVEDPERYGVATFDAEGRATSIVEKPAEPKSNWAVTGLYFFDKGVTEIARGLKPSPRGELEITDVIGAYLDAGSLQVNRLGRGFAWLDTGTHDSLHDAGSFVRTIEHRQGIKIACPEEIAYDLGYLDADALLRRAEMLGKTDYARYLRRCVETHW, from the coding sequence GTGAAGGGCATCATACTTGCGGGAGGATCGGGCACGCGCCTGTATCCCGCGACCTTGTCGATCTCGAAGCAGTTGCTGCCGGTGTTCGACAAGCCGATGATTTACTATCCGCTGTCGGTGCTGATGCTGTCGGGCATCCGCGATATCCTTATCATTTCGTCCCCGCGCGACCTGCCCGCGTTTCAAGCGCTGCTGGGCGATGGATCGGAATTCGGGATCAGCCTGAGCTATGCCGAGCAGCCCAGCCCCGACGGGTTGGCGCAGGCTTTCCTGATCGGGGAGGAATTCCTCGATGGCGGACCCGCCGCGCTGATCCTGGGCGACAATATCTTCCACGGTGATGGCATCGGCGCGAAGGGCCGGGCGGCGGCGATTGCGGCTGAAGCTGGTGGCGCGACGGTGTTCGCCTATCAGGTCGAGGATCCCGAGCGTTATGGCGTGGCGACCTTCGACGCGGAGGGGCGCGCGACCAGCATCGTCGAGAAGCCCGCCGAGCCGAAGTCAAACTGGGCGGTGACCGGCCTCTATTTCTTCGACAAGGGCGTGACCGAAATCGCGCGCGGGCTGAAGCCTTCGCCGCGCGGCGAACTGGAGATCACCGACGTGATCGGCGCCTATCTCGATGCGGGCAGCCTGCAGGTGAACCGACTGGGCCGCGGCTTCGCGTGGCTCGACACGGGCACGCACGACAGCCTTCACGATGCGGGCAGCTTCGTTCGCACGATCGAGCATCGGCAGGGGATCAAGATCGCCTGCCCCGAGGAAATTGCCTATGACCTGGGCTATCTCGACGCCGACGCGCTGCTGCGCCGCGCCGAGATGCTGGGGAAGACCGACTATGCCCGCTATCTGCGCCGCTGCGTCGAGACGCACTGGTGA
- the arsH gene encoding arsenical resistance protein ArsH, protein MSRIRALPDPDHLPALDPAYVIRRPAEGLGEDQPPPRILLLYGSLRERSFSRLCVEEAARLLRLFGAETRIFNPSDLPLPDQAAGDDHPAVHELRELSLWSEGHVWCSPERHGQVTGVMKAQIDHLPLSMGGMRPTQGRTLAVMQVSAGSQSFNSVNTLRLLGRWMRMFTIPNQSSVAMAYKEFGDDDRMRPSSYYDRIVDVMEELVRTTVLMRPHVAQLVDRYSERKEAGRRNLKEDHSAIAISGR, encoded by the coding sequence ATGAGCCGCATACGTGCGCTGCCCGACCCAGATCACCTGCCCGCGCTCGATCCCGCCTACGTGATACGCAGGCCGGCAGAGGGGCTGGGTGAAGATCAGCCGCCGCCGCGCATTTTGCTGCTTTACGGCTCGCTTCGCGAACGTTCCTTCTCGCGCCTGTGCGTTGAGGAAGCCGCCCGTCTGCTCCGTCTGTTCGGTGCCGAGACTCGCATCTTCAACCCTTCCGATCTTCCGCTCCCCGATCAGGCCGCGGGTGACGATCATCCCGCCGTGCACGAGCTGCGCGAACTTTCGCTCTGGTCCGAGGGCCATGTCTGGTGCAGCCCAGAGCGGCACGGTCAGGTGACCGGCGTCATGAAGGCCCAGATCGATCACCTCCCGCTGTCGATGGGTGGGATGCGCCCGACTCAGGGCCGAACGCTCGCAGTCATGCAGGTGTCGGCTGGCTCCCAGTCGTTCAACAGCGTGAACACCCTACGCTTGCTCGGCCGATGGATGCGCATGTTCACCATCCCGAACCAGTCGTCGGTGGCGATGGCTTACAAGGAGTTCGGTGACGATGACCGCATGCGACCGTCCAGCTACTACGACAGGATTGTCGATGTGATGGAGGAGCTGGTCCGTACAACGGTACTCATGCGCCCGCACGTCGCCCAATTGGTCGATCGCTATTCGGAGCGCAAAGAAGCCGGGAGAAGGAACCTCAAAGAAGATCATTCGGCAATCGCAATTAGCGGCCGATAA
- a CDS encoding GGDEF domain-containing phosphodiesterase yields the protein MSEGRTPVPANGNLSGRRRRKAEAPFVRNAPKRSPDAHSGRGDRRPEGRFWRILVLCQIDNFTTLRRHLGRPRADKLAFDVADRITELCPHVRIGTAARSTIEIAFERDSCEAAAADVDRVRSAFQKPVDLDGEFYQLNLQFGIAAAPCSESDEVRLAEAAESALEQAHAENRVVMLDLSRADLAFDKLTLMRELPRAMAAGEMFLQYQPKVHVRRQEISSAEALVRWEHPVRGLILPSDFISVAEQAGEISALTLWTLRQVIADQRTLAGDGQDLTLFINISGVLLADKAFVEEACEIVSNSEAKIGFEITETAVIRDPESAIRHLNRFAEIGVTLAIDDYGAGLSSLAYLKQLPAKELKIDKMFVMQLTSSNRDPLIVRSTIDLAHALEMEVVAEGVETPSALALLSVMGCDMVQGFLISRPLGFDAFRQFLADDSYFSGTGGNASFIRPESFWKRA from the coding sequence GTGAGCGAGGGACGGACACCCGTGCCGGCGAACGGCAACTTGTCCGGACGACGGCGGCGCAAGGCTGAAGCGCCTTTCGTCCGCAATGCTCCGAAACGGTCGCCCGACGCGCATTCGGGCCGGGGCGATCGCCGTCCGGAAGGGCGTTTCTGGCGGATTCTGGTGCTTTGCCAGATCGACAATTTCACCACCTTGCGCCGGCACCTGGGGCGTCCCCGGGCCGACAAGCTGGCATTCGACGTTGCGGACCGGATCACCGAATTGTGTCCGCATGTCCGAATCGGCACTGCCGCGCGGTCGACCATCGAGATCGCCTTCGAACGCGACAGCTGCGAAGCCGCCGCTGCGGATGTCGACCGGGTCCGGTCGGCCTTCCAGAAGCCGGTCGACCTCGACGGCGAATTTTACCAGCTCAACCTGCAATTCGGCATCGCGGCGGCGCCATGCAGCGAAAGCGACGAGGTGCGGCTGGCCGAAGCGGCCGAATCGGCGCTCGAACAGGCGCATGCTGAGAATCGAGTCGTCATGCTCGATCTGTCGCGGGCCGATCTTGCCTTCGACAAGCTGACCCTGATGCGAGAACTCCCCCGGGCGATGGCCGCGGGCGAGATGTTCCTGCAATATCAGCCCAAGGTGCATGTCCGCCGGCAGGAGATTTCCTCGGCTGAGGCGCTGGTGCGCTGGGAACATCCGGTGCGCGGGCTGATCCTGCCGAGCGACTTCATCTCGGTGGCCGAACAGGCGGGCGAAATCTCCGCGCTGACCCTGTGGACGCTGCGCCAGGTGATCGCCGATCAGCGCACGCTGGCGGGCGACGGCCAGGATTTGACGCTGTTCATCAACATCTCCGGCGTGCTGCTGGCGGACAAGGCGTTCGTCGAGGAAGCGTGCGAGATCGTGAGCAACAGCGAAGCGAAGATCGGGTTCGAGATTACCGAAACCGCGGTGATCCGCGATCCGGAAAGCGCGATCCGGCACCTCAATCGCTTCGCGGAGATCGGCGTGACGCTGGCGATCGACGATTATGGCGCGGGCCTCTCGTCGCTGGCCTATCTCAAGCAGCTCCCCGCGAAGGAGCTGAAGATCGACAAGATGTTCGTGATGCAGCTGACCAGCAGCAATCGCGATCCGCTGATCGTCCGTTCGACCATCGATCTGGCCCATGCGCTGGAGATGGAAGTGGTGGCGGAGGGCGTCGAGACGCCCTCGGCGCTGGCGCTGCTCAGCGTGATGGGCTGCGACATGGTGCAGGGCTTCCTGATTTCGCGCCCGCTGGGCTTCGATGCGTTCCGCCAGTTCCTCGCCGACGACAGCTATTTCTCCGGCACGGGCGGGAATGCGTCGTTCATCCGGCCCGAAAGTTTCTGGAAACGGGCCTGA
- a CDS encoding ATP-binding protein: MRASFRLLTAFLALLCCLPAASAVAQVTAVTQPKSPVDVALDRARTTMVSDPQQGLKLAADAEVLARRLPEGQQRTIAIATARWLISEGYLRQNQVDKARPIIAQTLRDTQGMTIKLRGDLLLSLGSLQMDDGQAAAALRSYQEAYRIFDRLKEPRSVALAFHYLGSLYSAARGFDRAADYYGQAAAAYNGDPSLSLTLHNSRGNMLLAAEKYSGAIAEYGKALEIARQMGKPLLEARILGNIARAQLEAGQLDDAEATLARGFSLAKGEDAKSFRQQLLGTAASVAMERGDPVRARALIVEAFQGLDLTKTTSTFREAHLYAYKIFEKTGEINLALQHLEAFRRLDDEATRVATSFNSAISSAEFDSEGQKARIAEMQAVQERRTAEFQRTLFLSIGAAFLVVMAALAWGLINIRRSRNQVRDANIVLGETNVALEKALKAKTEFLATTSHEIRTPLNGILGMTQVMLHDQKLDPSVRDRIGIVHGAGMTMRSLVDDILDVAKMETGNLTVDAAPMDLCATLKDVTRMWEEQARAKGLAFNLHLEDAPRWIVSDAGRLRQIVFNLLSNAIKFTEAGGVSVRATAAGEGESQRLKLVITDTGIGIPAEKRDEIFESFKQADSGTTRKFGGTGLGLTICRNLARAMGGDIAVDGAEGSGSAFTVDLPLVHAEAPEAEASSGATGTMLILDRNPIARSMLKTLFEPRVGALKFLATPDEALEALKAGGATRLLIDESTLKAAGDDPFGVLAALSAAASEAGASSAILWMKPDEAVMTSLKGSNVGQVIEKPVAGAALVEAITQQAEENSDKPGSGPLVSRAA, from the coding sequence ATGCGTGCGTCCTTTCGCCTTCTGACCGCGTTCCTCGCGCTTCTGTGCTGCCTTCCGGCGGCCTCTGCCGTCGCGCAGGTGACTGCCGTGACCCAGCCCAAGTCGCCCGTCGATGTCGCGCTGGATCGCGCGCGGACGACGATGGTCTCCGATCCGCAACAGGGCCTGAAGCTCGCCGCCGATGCCGAGGTGCTGGCGCGCCGCCTGCCCGAGGGGCAGCAGCGGACCATCGCGATCGCCACTGCGCGCTGGCTGATCAGCGAAGGCTATTTGCGGCAGAACCAGGTCGACAAGGCGCGGCCGATCATCGCCCAGACGCTGCGCGATACCCAGGGCATGACGATCAAGCTGCGCGGGGACCTGCTCCTGTCGCTCGGCTCGCTCCAGATGGACGACGGGCAGGCGGCGGCGGCGCTCCGCAGCTATCAGGAGGCCTATCGCATCTTCGATCGGCTCAAGGAGCCGCGCAGCGTGGCGCTTGCCTTCCATTATCTCGGCAGCCTCTATTCCGCCGCTCGTGGGTTCGATCGTGCGGCCGATTATTATGGTCAGGCCGCTGCGGCGTATAATGGCGACCCGTCGCTGTCGCTCACGCTGCACAACAGCCGCGGCAACATGCTGCTCGCGGCGGAGAAATATTCGGGCGCGATCGCCGAATATGGCAAGGCGCTGGAGATCGCGCGGCAGATGGGCAAGCCACTGCTCGAGGCGCGCATCCTCGGCAACATCGCGCGGGCGCAGCTCGAGGCGGGGCAGCTCGACGATGCCGAAGCGACGCTTGCGCGGGGCTTCTCGCTTGCCAAGGGCGAGGACGCGAAGAGTTTCCGCCAGCAATTGCTGGGCACCGCCGCCAGCGTGGCGATGGAGCGCGGCGATCCCGTCCGCGCGCGGGCGCTGATCGTGGAGGCCTTTCAGGGTCTCGACCTGACCAAGACCACCTCGACCTTCCGCGAGGCGCATCTCTACGCCTACAAGATTTTCGAGAAGACCGGCGAGATCAATCTGGCGCTGCAGCATCTCGAGGCATTCCGCCGCCTCGATGACGAAGCGACCAGGGTTGCGACCTCGTTCAACTCCGCGATCAGTTCCGCCGAATTCGATTCGGAAGGCCAGAAGGCGCGTATCGCCGAGATGCAGGCCGTGCAGGAACGCCGCACTGCCGAATTCCAGCGCACCCTGTTCCTCAGCATCGGCGCTGCCTTCCTGGTCGTGATGGCTGCACTGGCGTGGGGCCTGATCAATATCCGCCGCAGCCGCAACCAGGTGCGCGACGCCAACATCGTGCTGGGCGAGACCAACGTCGCGCTCGAAAAGGCGCTGAAGGCCAAGACCGAATTCCTCGCGACGACCAGTCACGAGATTCGCACCCCGCTGAACGGCATTCTGGGCATGACGCAGGTGATGCTGCACGACCAGAAGCTCGATCCTTCGGTTCGCGACCGGATCGGCATCGTGCATGGCGCGGGCATGACGATGCGCAGCCTGGTCGACGATATCCTCGACGTGGCCAAGATGGAGACGGGCAATTTGACCGTCGACGCCGCGCCGATGGACCTTTGCGCGACGCTGAAGGACGTCACGCGGATGTGGGAGGAGCAGGCGCGCGCCAAGGGCCTCGCCTTCAACCTCCATCTGGAAGACGCGCCGCGCTGGATCGTCAGCGACGCGGGCCGCCTGCGCCAGATCGTGTTCAACCTGCTGTCGAACGCGATCAAGTTTACCGAGGCCGGAGGCGTCAGCGTCCGTGCGACGGCGGCGGGCGAAGGCGAATCGCAGCGGTTGAAGCTGGTCATCACCGATACCGGCATCGGCATCCCCGCCGAGAAGCGCGACGAAATCTTCGAATCGTTCAAGCAGGCCGATTCGGGCACTACGCGGAAATTCGGCGGTACGGGTCTGGGCCTGACCATCTGCCGCAACCTTGCGCGCGCGATGGGCGGCGACATTGCCGTGGACGGAGCAGAGGGCAGCGGATCGGCCTTCACCGTCGATCTGCCGCTGGTCCATGCGGAAGCGCCGGAAGCCGAGGCGTCCAGCGGCGCGACGGGCACGATGCTGATCCTCGACCGCAATCCGATTGCACGTTCGATGCTCAAGACCCTGTTCGAACCGCGCGTCGGCGCACTGAAATTCCTCGCCACCCCCGACGAAGCGCTGGAGGCGCTGAAGGCCGGTGGCGCTACCCGGTTGCTGATCGACGAGAGCACGCTGAAGGCCGCCGGCGACGATCCGTTCGGCGTTCTGGCCGCGCTTTCGGCTGCGGCGAGCGAAGCGGGCGCTTCGAGTGCGATTTTGTGGATGAAGCCGGATGAAGCCGTAATGACCTCTCTGAAAGGCAGTAATGTCGGGCAAGTCATTGAAAAGCCTGTGGCGGGTGCCGCGCTGGTGGAGGCGATCACCCAGCAGGCTGAAGAAAATTCGGACAAACCGGGCTCCGGGCCGCTTGTTTCGCGCGCGGCTTGA
- a CDS encoding MIP/aquaporin family protein has translation MKSRAFLAEGLGSLLLFATVVGSGIMAERLAGGNVAVELLGNTLATGAILFVLITMLVPVSGAHLNPAVTLIMRLRGHIRTRTAVIYVLAQLAGGILGVWLAHLMFDVAVFQLSGKVRSGPGQWTSEAVATFGLLLTILGTARMRPDSLPASVALYITAAYWFTSSTSFANPAITIARSLSDSFAGISPSDVPAFVAAQLIGATGAHLVSGIIFPPLPKDAA, from the coding sequence ATGAAATCGCGGGCATTTCTGGCAGAGGGCCTGGGCAGTCTCCTGCTTTTTGCCACCGTGGTCGGCTCCGGCATCATGGCCGAGCGGCTTGCGGGCGGTAACGTCGCCGTCGAGCTACTTGGCAACACGCTTGCCACCGGCGCGATCCTCTTCGTTCTCATCACTATGCTGGTGCCGGTATCGGGCGCGCACCTGAACCCCGCCGTGACCCTGATCATGCGACTGCGCGGTCACATCCGGACCCGTACCGCCGTCATCTATGTACTGGCCCAACTCGCGGGAGGAATCCTCGGTGTCTGGCTCGCTCATCTGATGTTCGACGTTGCGGTGTTCCAGCTCTCCGGCAAGGTTCGCAGCGGACCCGGTCAATGGACAAGCGAAGCGGTCGCCACCTTCGGCTTGCTGCTAACGATACTGGGAACTGCCCGGATGCGACCCGACAGCCTTCCGGCCAGCGTCGCGCTCTACATCACTGCGGCTTACTGGTTCACGTCGTCCACCAGCTTCGCAAATCCGGCAATCACGATCGCCCGATCATTGAGCGACAGTTTCGCAGGAATTTCTCCGTCGGACGTGCCCGCATTCGTCGCTGCGCAACTCATCGGCGCGACCGGTGCGCACCTCGTCAGCGGGATCATCTTCCCTCCATTGCCAAAGGATGCAGCATGA
- the rfbB gene encoding dTDP-glucose 4,6-dehydratase gives MVTSVLVTGGAGFIGSAVCRLLAGQGRRVVNLDSLTYAGNPAAVAMLEGLPNYRFVRGEIGDTALVGQVLREERIGAIMHLAAETHVDRSIDSPAAFVETNVVGTVRLLDAALDYWRSGAADRGFRFHHVSTDEVFGDLPFDSGVFTEDTAYAPSSPYSASKAASDHFVRAWRETYGLPVVLSNCSNNYGPWQFPEKLIPLTILNALEARPLPVYGKGANVRDWLHVEDHARALERVLEQGAIGETYLIGGKAERTNLQVVEAICDLIDARTGESGHRDLITFVTDRPGHDRRYAIDPAKTERELGWSPEETFETGLAATVDWYLANREWWQAIRAGTYTGERLGVR, from the coding sequence CTGGTGACTAGTGTCCTCGTCACCGGCGGTGCGGGCTTTATCGGCTCGGCAGTGTGCCGGCTGCTGGCCGGGCAGGGGCGGCGCGTCGTCAATCTCGATAGCCTGACCTATGCCGGCAACCCGGCGGCGGTGGCGATGCTGGAAGGTCTGCCCAATTACCGTTTCGTGCGCGGCGAGATCGGCGACACGGCGCTGGTCGGGCAAGTGCTGCGCGAGGAGCGGATCGGCGCGATCATGCATCTTGCCGCCGAAACCCATGTCGACCGTTCGATCGACAGCCCCGCCGCCTTTGTCGAAACCAATGTGGTGGGCACCGTCCGCCTGCTCGACGCCGCGCTCGATTACTGGCGCAGCGGCGCGGCGGATCGCGGCTTCCGTTTCCACCATGTCTCGACCGACGAAGTGTTCGGCGACTTGCCGTTCGACAGCGGCGTCTTCACCGAGGATACCGCCTATGCACCGTCTTCGCCCTATTCGGCCTCCAAGGCAGCGAGCGACCATTTCGTCCGCGCGTGGCGCGAGACCTATGGGCTGCCGGTGGTGCTGTCTAACTGCTCGAACAATTACGGGCCGTGGCAGTTTCCGGAGAAGCTGATCCCGCTGACGATCCTCAACGCGCTCGAGGCGCGGCCGCTGCCGGTGTACGGCAAGGGCGCGAACGTGCGCGACTGGCTGCATGTCGAGGACCATGCCCGCGCGCTGGAACGGGTGCTGGAGCAGGGCGCGATCGGCGAAACCTACCTGATCGGGGGCAAGGCCGAGCGGACCAATTTGCAGGTGGTCGAGGCGATCTGCGATCTGATCGATGCGCGCACCGGCGAGAGCGGGCATCGCGACCTGATCACCTTCGTCACTGACCGCCCAGGGCATGATCGCCGCTATGCGATCGATCCGGCCAAGACCGAGCGCGAACTGGGCTGGTCGCCGGAGGAGACGTTCGAAACCGGACTGGCTGCGACGGTGGACTGGTATCTGGCGAACCGCGAGTGGTGGCAGGCGATCCGGGCGGGGACCTATACGGGCGAGCGGCTGGGGGTTCGGTAG